A genome region from Eurosta solidaginis isolate ZX-2024a chromosome 2, ASM4086904v1, whole genome shotgun sequence includes the following:
- the Rsph1 gene encoding radial spoke head 1 homolog, with translation MSISDASTDSELTVAEEEEERINIGLYIGGRNAAGQRHGRGWAILPNGDQYDGQYRQGRRHGIGLYVFKDGSRYYGCYRCGHRSGRGMFIYPDGSMYEGCWRKNIKHGKGRYKYANGDCYMGNWYHGKRHGVGIYCYKDKECGELRFKGTWRKGVRFGPFQAFFGNEDHSTILHGTWDNEYPQGPAVFSFDRRFMLMGFFQIPGVVYNIKKDGEGDAEEFAAESEADRNENEVIIDTLPSLWIAQDISCYDYAQLPQEPVPLPLSDSEVSVCSLSTVPTELTFQRSILYVGEAEEEGEGECVECIPCEGLSESEIETESERICSPQGDPCAIEIVNETKEC, from the exons ATGAGTATATCTGATGCATCCACAGATTCGGAGCTAACTGTAGCCGAGGAAGAGGAGGAACGCATTAACATTGGC CTCTATATTGGGGGCCGTAATGCAGCTGGGCAGCGTCATGGACGCGGTTGGGCTATATTACCGAATGGCGATCAATATGATGGGCAATATCGTCAGGGTAGACGTCATGGCATAGGTCTGTATGTATTTAAGGATGGTTCACGTTATTATGGGTGTTATCGCTGTG GTCATCGTTCCGGTCGCGGTATGTTCATCTATCCCGATGGTAGTATGTATGAGGGTTGCTGGCGCAAGAATATAAAACACGGAAAGGGGCGTTACAAGTATGCGAATGGTGATTGTTATATGGGCAATTGGTATCATGGTAAGCGGCACGGCGTTGGTATCTATTGTTACAAAGACAAGGAATGTGGTGAACTCCGTTTCAAAGGTACCTGGCGCAAGGGTGTACGTTTTGGTCCATTTCAAGCATTCTTTGGCAACGAAGATCATTCGACCATACTACATGGCACCTGGGATAATGAATATCCACAGGGACCAGCTGTTTTTAGTTTTGATCGACGTTTTATGTTAATGGGATTCTTTCAAATACCTGGAGTGGTGTATAATATTAAAAAGGACGGTGAAGGCGATGCTGAAGAGTTCGCGGCTGAAAGCGAAGCTGACCGTAATGAGAATGAGGTGATCATTGATACTTTGCCATCACTGTGGATTGCACAAGACATTTCCTGTTATGATTATGCCCAATTACCACAAGAACCGGTACCATTACCATTGTCCGATTCTGAGGTGTCTGTATGTTCATTAAGCACAGTACCGACTGAGTTGACTTTCCAACGTAGTATTCTGTATGTTGGAGAGGCCGAGGAAGAAGGCGAAGGAGAATGTGTGGAGTGCATACCATGCGAAGGTTTAAGTGAGAGTGAAATCGAGACAGAATCGGAGCGTATTTGTAGTCCTCAGGGCGATCCATGCGCAATCGAAATAGTTAACGAAACTAAGGAGTGTTGA